GTTCTTGACGACCTTTACCCTGACCCTGCTTCCGATGGGAGTGTCCCCATCCTTCAGGGTGCCGATACGACGTATGTCCATCCTGACGGAGGCGTAGAATTTCAGGGCGTTGCCCCCGGTTGTCGTCTCAGGATTGCCGAACATTACACCTATCTTCATCCTGATCTGATTGATAAAGACCAGGGCCGTATTCGTCTTGCTTATGGCCCCTGTGAGCTTTCTCAGGGCCTGGGACATAAGCCGTGCCTGGAGCCCCATGTGGGAATCGCCCATCTCTCCCTCGATCTCGGCCCGGGGTACCAGAGCCGCAACCGAGTCGATGACTATGATATCGATAGCCCCGCTTCGCAGCAGCATCTCGGTAATCTCAAGGGCCTGCTCGCCGGTATCGGGCTGTGATATGAGCATGTCGTTGGTTCTCACACCGAGTTTCCGGGCATAGCCGATGTCAAGGGCGTGTTCCGCGTCGATGAAGGCGGCAACTCCTGAGCCTTTCTGGGCCTCAGCTATGAAATGGAGTGTCATGGTGGTTTTCCCCGAGGATTCCGGGCCGTATATCTCTGTTACCCTGCCGCGCGGAATACCACCCACCCCCAGGGCAATATCCAGGGGCAAAGCGCCGGAGGATATGACGGGGATGTCCGGCAGCGGTTCATCCGAGCCCAATCGCATTATGGACCCCCTGCCGAACTGCTTTTCAATCTGGCCTACAGTTGCCTCTATCGCCTTTTCTCTATCCGTATTCTGTGCCATTTTACACATCCTCCTGGTGTTCCCGGCCTGCGAGCGCTAATAACCGAGGAATAATAGCAAATTTCATACCATTTTGCCATTCCGGGGGAGCTAAATACCCCCGAGAAAGGGAAAAAACCGAATCACCTCATATTTCGCCCCGCCGACACCAAGATGGCTGTGGTACAGGGTTACCCCCTTTGGCTCCTGTTCTCCCCAGACACTATTCTGCATATTTCTCACTGCGGAGGCAAGCTGCTTGAGGTTGATATTTCCCCTGACCCTTCCAATTGTCACATGGGGGTGAAAACCCCTTCGTTCCCTCTCCCACCCCATTGCCGCCGCCTCACCCTCCAGTGCCCCCCAGACCTTCTCCAGGGCGCCCGATGGTTCCAGGACGCCGGCCCATATTATTCTGGGATCCGACAGGGCAGGAAAGGCTCCCATCCCCGACACAGTGATGGGAAAGGGATAGACTCGTGATGATATCCTCTCAAGGACCGATTTCATAGACTCTACCCTGTCGCCGGGGGTTTCGCCCAGAAATTTCAGGGTCAGGTGGATTCCGTCAGGTTTTACCCATCTGACGGGAGCCCGGGTCTTCCTCAATTCGTCGGCGGCGGCTCCAAGAGCATCCTTGATCTTCTGG
This genomic stretch from bacterium BMS3Abin14 harbors:
- a CDS encoding recombinase A: MAQNTDREKAIEATVGQIEKQFGRGSIMRLGSDEPLPDIPVISSGALPLDIALGVGGIPRGRVTEIYGPESSGKTTMTLHFIAEAQKGSGVAAFIDAEHALDIGYARKLGVRTNDMLISQPDTGEQALEITEMLLRSGAIDIIVIDSVAALVPRAEIEGEMGDSHMGLQARLMSQALRKLTGAISKTNTALVFINQIRMKIGVMFGNPETTTGGNALKFYASVRMDIRRIGTLKDGDTPIGSRVRVKVVKNKVAPPFRQAEFDLINGEGVSKEGALLDMALDAELVSRSGAWYSYGEQRIGQGRENTRKFLKENPDITMELEGKVRKHYDLAPSKPELNGDSQ
- the ligT gene encoding 2'-5'-RNA ligase; translated protein: MRLFVALAIDQKIKDALGAAADELRKTRAPVRWVKPDGIHLTLKFLGETPGDRVESMKSVLERISSRVYPFPITVSGMGAFPALSDPRIIWAGVLEPSGALEKVWGALEGEAAAMGWERERRGFHPHVTIGRVRGNINLKQLASAVRNMQNSVWGEQEPKGVTLYHSHLGVGGAKYEVIRFFPFLGGI